Proteins from a single region of Takifugu rubripes chromosome 4, fTakRub1.2, whole genome shotgun sequence:
- the sertad2b gene encoding SERTA domain-containing protein 2b → MFGKGAKRKLDEDEEGLEGKTLAVPVEGGGLGLCPDGLSKVSYTLQRQTIFNISLMKLYSQRPLGEPRLERRVLINNMLRRIQDELKQEGSLRPLLFPPSPPPDDPMDEGFREAPPSFGVMTGTGQVSQPSALLMPMIAPPPSPHPMVPPNCQAAQACPVRVEACPAPLDACLTPASLLEEDGGDSAFCAPSPPTPPLSPPPAQAPQLPLALLPSRAPPHASSNGFPSALSDMEVGPPTAITRTAASNCTTATTSSALTPLAQSSHLTAPCSPSPTGLPRDCRSTGAKPEPAGVSLAESRCAEIRMMDALPALPPGGLIDGSSTPSSPSSSSPSGFLSDLALDDVLFADIDTSMYDFDPCTTGGAVGAAAGGGLTKLTPLVTADDLLKSLASPYSGSTPQVSASQPFKMDLTELDHIMEVLVGS, encoded by the coding sequence ATGTTTGGTAAAGGCGCGAAGCGGAAGTTGGACGAGGATGAAGAGGGGCTGGAAGGCAAAACGTTGGCGGTGCCGGTGGAAGGAGGGGGGCTAGGCCTGTGCCCGGACGGCCTGTCCAAGGTGTCGTACACCTTGCAGCGGCAGACCATCTTCAACATCTCCTTGATGAAGCTGTACAGCCAGCGTCCGCTCGGCGAGCCCAGACTGGAGCGCCGCGTCCTCATCAACAACATGCTGCGACGCATCCAGGACGAGCTCAAGCAGGAGGGCTCCCTGCGCCCGCTGCTCTTCCCGCCCTCGCCCCCGCCTGACGATCCCATGGACGAGGGCTTCCGCGAGGCCCCGCCCTCGTTTGGCGTGATGACGGGGACGGGGCAGGTGTCCCAGCCTTCTGCACTGCTGATGCCCATGATTgcccctccaccctctccccacCCGATGGTGCCTCCTAACTGCCAGGCAGCCCAGGCCTGTCCCGTCCGCGTGGAGGCCTGCCCCGCCCCTCTGGATGCATGCCTGACTCCAGCCTCTTTACTGGAAGAGGACGGTGGTGATTCAGCCTTTTGCGCTCcgtctccacccacccctcctctttctcctcccccgGCTCAGGCTCCACAGTTACCACTGGCACTTCTGCCCTCGAGAGCCCCCCCGCACGCCTCGTCCAACGGTTTCCCCTCTGCTCTGAGTGACATGGAGGTGGGCCCTCCGACAGCCATAACAAGGACAGCAGCATCTAATTGTACGACCGCGACTACCTCCTCAGCTCTGACGCCACTCGCCCAGTCCTCCCACTTAACAGCCCCCTGCTCACCCTCGCCCACAGGCCTGCCCAGAGACTGCAGGTCCACGGGCGCTAAACCAGAGCCCGCCGGCGTCTCGTTAGCAGAGAGCCGTTGCGCTGAAATCCGAATGATGGACGCTCTGCCCGCGCTGCCTCCCGGCGGCTTAATAGACGGttcctccactccttcctcgccatcttcttcctccccctccggGTTCCTCTCAGACTTGGCTCTGGACGATGTCCTGTTTGCGGACATCGACACGTCCATGTATGACTTTGACCCCTGTACAACAGGCGGCGCCGTGGGCGCGGCGGCGGGCGGCGGCCTCACTAAGCTCACGCCGCTGGTCACAGCAGACGATCTCCTGAAATCGCTGGCGTCGCCGTACAGCGGCAGCACCCCCCAGGTTTCAGCCAGTCAGCCTTTCAAAATGGATCTGACAGAACTGGACCACATCATGGAGGTGTTGGTGGGCTCGTGA